The Corythoichthys intestinalis isolate RoL2023-P3 chromosome 1, ASM3026506v1, whole genome shotgun sequence genomic interval TTTGGATCTGTCAAGTCTCTGATCTTTTGTACTCTGTTTGCGACAAAAATATGAAAGCGTCTTGCTTCGTTCTTAATGTACCCGAGCACCACTTGAGAATCAGTCCAGAAAAATTCTTCATCAATCTTTAGCTCGAGCTCTTCTCTAAGAAAGTTGCTTACTCCTGCAGAAACAGCAGCCGCAGTGAGCTCAAGACGCGGTATAGTGACTACTCTCGTTGGGGCTACTCTGGCTTTTGCCATGACGAGAGCACAGTGTACTTTATTTTCTCCTATGATCCTTATGTATGAGCACTGTCCATAGCCACTGCTGCTTGCATCCGAGAAATGATGCATCTCGATTCTTTGCAATGAGCCAATGTTATCAGGAATGAAGCATCTTTGTATTTGAATTTTGGGCAAATTTTTCAGATCATCTAGCCATGTTTTCCATTGAGTCTCCAAAGCGAGGGGAATTGGGTCATCCCATCCTATGCCACGCTTGCACATTTCCTGAAGAATTTGTTTTCCTGTCAGAATATATGGAGAGAGAAATCCTAGTGGATCATAAACACTTGCAACTGTTGCCAGGATTCCTCTGCGAGTGGCTGGCTTTTCCTTGAAAGCGACATTGAACGTGAGCGAGTCTGCTTCTACGTCCCATTTGACTCCGAGCACACTTTGCATTGGAATGTCGGAATAGTTCAGACTGACATCTTTgctgttgttagcatgttctgacTCTGGGAGTACCTCTAAGACTTCTCTTTTGTTGCAAACAAATTTGTGCAAACGCAATTTTCCTTTTGCGCAAACTTCTCGTGCTTGACAGACTAACTGTTTTGCTGTTTGGATTGTATCAACACTGATCAGCCCATCATCCACGTAAAAGTTTTTGAGAATGAAATTTGCTGCCAAGGgatattcattttcaaattGATGAGCAAGATACTTGATGCCGTAGTTTGCACATCCTGGCGAAGATGCTGCTCCAAAAATATGAACACGCATGCGATATTCTTTGGGCTCTGCACTAGTGTTCCCATCCTGCCACCAAAGGAACCTTAAGAAGTCTCTGTCTTCTGGAGAAACATGAAAGCGATGGAACATTTTCTCTACATCACATGTGATGGCAACTTGATGTTCTCTAAATCTGCAGAGTACTCCTATAAGTGCATTAATTAAGTCAGGGCCTGTGAGAAGATGGTCATTTAAAGACGTATTCTGACATTTAGCAGAGCAGTCGAAGACGACTCTTATCTTCTCTGGCTTTCGGGGGTGATATACCCCATGGTGAGGTATATACCATGTGACACCATCTGCAGGTATGTCTACTGCTTCTTCTGCATCACCATCTTCAAAGACACCTTTCATGAATCTTGTATAGTCTTCTTTGTATTTAGCATTTCTTCCCATTTTTGCTTTCAAATGATTCAGTCGCTTTATTGCAAGCTGTTTGTTATTTGGAAGCTGTGGACGTTCTCTGAAAGGTAATGGCATTTCCAAATGACCTTCCTCATTGacgtttatttttccattcaggATCTGCAAAAACTGAATGTCCTCTTGTGATATAGTTCCTTCTTTAGGATTTGTGTCCAGAAAATCTTTCTCCAATGCTCTAATCACAGAGGAGGGAGTGATGAACGGCAGTTCTTTAACAGAAATACGATGGCACGCTCCGGTCACCTCCACTGAACTTGTCCAAGGCTTAATGGATCCTGCTATACTCCAACCTAAGTCTGTTTTAATGGCATAAGGATCATAATCATTGCCTGGGATCACTTTTCTTGGTTTAAGAGCTCTTGCACAATCGTATCCAATTAGAAGTGCTGCAGGACAATCTAACAATTCTGGCATTTCTTTTGAGATATTCTGAAGATGTGCCCACAGTTTTGTTGTTTCACGAGTCGGAATACTGTTTTGTTCAAGGGGAATGTAATCTCGAGTATATGTGGTTGGTAAGTCAATGTATTCTTGTGAAAAGTAACCTCTTACTTTCAGCCCATCCACTCTTTGACTCTGTACAACTGATCCCCTATCTGTCATTGTTGTCAATTTCAGCTTAACTGGCTCTGTAACTGCTTGGATTTTTTCACAAATATCTTGGACAATGAAGGTATTGCTACTTTGTGTATCTAGCAGTGCATAAACCAAGATCTCGTGTCCATTATTACTTGCGCCAGATAACCATACGGGAACAATCATTGACGTACGGTCAATATTGtcaatttttacattatttgACACTGCAGAAACATTTTCTTCTTCTGGTGGCCTTTCAGGTTTGTCCACTTGTTGACGATCTTCATGAAGTGGAGTAGGATGATTTTTTCGACAAATATTACAGGAAGCCTTTTGACGACAATTTTTGGCAATGTGACCAACTCTTAGGCAACTAAAGCACATATTATTCTCAATGACGAACCTTTTCCTTTCCGCAAGAGACATTTCAGCAAATTTTTCACACTTGTAGATAAAGTGGCTTTGCTTACAGCAGATGCATTCAAATTTTCGTTTGTTTAGTCCAGTAGAAGGGATAACACTGGGTTCTTCGTTACGCTGAGCTGTGCTTGTAGTCTTCGTACTTTTGACCGCTTTTGTCGTAGTAGTTAGAACACTTGCCTTTATACGCTTCTGTTCTTTGTCTGGTTTGTCGAATGTTCGCAATGCAAACAGGGACGAAACGGGATTGCATGCTATGCGTGCTTCTTCAGCCACAAACTCAGCAAATTCTACAAAACttggatattcttttttttcatctagTCTTTTTGTTACATATCTATTCCAACGTGTTGTTGCCCAGTCTGGTAGCTTGAGAAGTATTTTTTGATTTTCCTCACAATCATCTAATACCTTAAGGCCTTGTACATGGGGCATAGCATTTTTACATGAAATGAGGAAATCACTAAACTCTCGCAATTTGAGAGACTCTTTTGACccaatttttggccaactgctcaatTTTCCTCTGAAGGCTCTCTGGACAACAAAAGGATGGCCATAACGTTTATTCAAGGCATCCCAAGCTTGATGGTAGGCTTCTTCATCGCTTCGGTAAAATGTCCCCTCTAGCACAGTAAGTGCTTCTCCACTTAGGTATTTTTTCAAATAGAACAGTCTGTGTGCTGGATTAATACAGCTAGTTTCTATGAGAGCTTTAAAGCAGGTGTTCCATTCGATGAACTTCAACGGATCTCCACTG includes:
- the LOC130916612 gene encoding uncharacterized protein LOC130916612 — protein: METRSEIEIRLSEIHADLEIQNFGQHPMLPAFEVETGVRRSEREKHLTDKMLEWKKDDITSKERHFMSTYLQFKAEVQLTRSKLKVACSKFELSDMIQRVAKCESDVGQKYFALRTLITPSQDIRRKMDSCSSVSTEIIMLLKRRYADVDKEFDAQATKESLAQLLQREDAKSIFGSTVSRLESRYKSSSEHESQLSAKKAEAAARLASKRAEIIREREISVQRQEILAQQERLKMLENRRDLEAIEAEYNAYVEEESKMNAEINASEIKVTSSQPSIQQNIVPRPQVLHDPALATLPDVKITPISQNVSVPQIHDSNTVLRNSEVALVQALKESLTMTRLPAPEPFIFSGDPLKFIEWNTCFKALIETSCINPAHRLFYLKKYLSGEALTVLEGTFYRSDEEAYHQAWDALNKRYGHPFVVQRAFRGKLSSWPKIGSKESLKLREFSDFLISCKNAMPHVQGLKVLDDCEENQKILLKLPDWATTRWNRYVTKRLDEKKEYPSFVEFAEFVAEEARIACNPVSSLFALRTFDKPDKEQKRIKASVLTTTTKAVKSTKTTSTAQRNEEPSVIPSTGLNKRKFECICCKQSHFIYKCEKFAEMSLAERKRFVIENNMCFSCLRVGHIAKNCRQKASCNICRKNHPTPLHEDRQQVDKPERPPEEENVSAVSNNVKIDNIDRTSMIVPVWLSGASNNGHEILVYALLDTQSSNTFIVQDICEKIQAVTEPVKLKLTTMTDRGSVVQSQRVDGLKVRGYFSQEYIDLPTTYTRDYIPLEQNSIPTRETTKLWAHLQNISKEMPELLDCPAALLIGYDCARALKPRKVIPGNDYDPYAIKTDLGWSIAGSIKPWTSSVEVTGACHRISVKELPFITPSSVIRALEKDFLDTNPKEGTISQEDIQFLQILNGKINVNEEGHLEMPLPFRERPQLPNNKQLAIKRLNHLKAKMGRNAKYKEDYTRFMKGVFEDGDAEEAVDIPADGVTWYIPHHGVYHPRKPEKIRVVFDCSAKCQNTSLNDHLLTGPDLINALIGVLCRFREHQVAITCDVEKMFHRFHVSPEDRDFLRFLWWQDGNTSAEPKEYRMRVHIFGAASSPGCANYGIKYLAHQFENEYPLAANFILKNFYVDDGLISVDTIQTAKQLVCQAREVCAKGKLRLHKFVCNKREVLEVLPESEHANNSKDVSLNYSDIPMQSVLGVKWDVEADSLTFNVAFKEKPATRRGILATVASVYDPLGFLSPYILTGKQILQEMCKRGIGWDDPIPLALETQWKTWLDDLKNLPKIQIQRCFIPDNIGSLQRIEMHHFSDASSSGYGQCSYIRIIGENKVHCALVMAKARVAPTRVVTIPRLELTAAAVSAGVSNFLREELELKIDEEFFWTDSQVVLGYIKNEARRFHIFVANRVQKIRDLTDPKQWFHIETDQNPADHASRGLKVAEIIDSSWLTGPRFLWERQLVTKPHSPSLLIGDPEVKVLKTSVLETDRFLERFSRISDWNMAVNVVARIKTLVKKDKSELISVEERQAASLALIRAAQKHAFEKELEQLSQKSNKLPKSHKLHQLDPFVDNDLLRVGGRLRKSSASFELRHPVILPKDGIVTKLILDHCHKKTQHQGRGQTLNALRSNGYWISSASKVVANYIKNCVICKRVRGSTEEQRMADLPTDRVDPSPPFTYTGLDCFGPFFTKQGRKECKRYGLLFTCLSSRAIHIEMLEDLSTDSFINGLRCFIAIRGAVRKIRSDQGTNFVGARNEFEKGLSELDKDRIATYLAKNQCDFQMNVPEASHRGGVWERQIRTVRNVLSSVLAQVTGRLDDTSLRTFFYEAMSIVNNRPLTTNTINDPKSAEPLTPNHLLTMKESMPLPPPGNFIREDLYARKRWRKIQYLSEQFWHRWRKEYLTSISLRQQWHTSKRNVKVGDVVLIKEENLPRNEWKLAKVVEANKDDDGLVRNVKVQVGQRDSGIKGERIKQLSYLERSVQKLVVLVQND